Genomic segment of Hirundo rustica isolate bHirRus1 chromosome 6, bHirRus1.pri.v3, whole genome shotgun sequence:
AGGATTTAGGGcaagtaaaaatgttttatatatcACAGATTCGTAAACTGCTCTAGTTTAGAACATTCTGTTTGAGTCAGCTGCAGTCTGCAAGTTAGTTATCTatatacaaaataaatgcacagTACGTGCAAAATTTAACGTTTTTCTGCATGTTGCAGTCTTAATAATTAAGTCAAATAGcttatgaataaataaaataagattaaaTTCAAGAGCATTCCTTCACTTATTTGTATAGCCTGATGTAGCAGATAGGTAAGTAGCGTAACATTCCATACTGCTGCAGAGTTCgtaggaaaactgaaaaatcccTTAATGTGCATCATTGCAGCAATGGAATACAATCAAGGTGAAATGCATCATGCATAGAAAATGAGCTCAGGTATTTGTCCTCCTTGTACTCCGGTTCCATTGGTACTGTCCGAGGAGCACTGGAACTGGAACGTCACTTTCCCGCACTGCACTTCAGTCATTCCCTCTTGTCCAAAGTAACTGAGTTCGTTACCATCAAGAATAGCACTTACATTGTAAAAGGTGTCTTGCTCGACCTGCACAGGGTGTTCAAACCACACCGAGAAGGTGTTACTGGAGCCGTCGGAGGTAAACTTTGTCAGATTCTGAGCCAGGACAACGCCTAAGCGCTTCAGTTCGATTTTGACGCTGTATTCAGCTTTGCCACAGCTTGACCCATACAATCCCAGTCCTGCTATAAATATCCGTTTGTCTACGGCAAACTGAATACTGTCACATCGCCCCCGGTACCGCCACTGATTGCTGCGATACGCAGACGACTGAAACCGATGGCAGCGCTGAGGCACGAGTCCTTTTCTTTTCGTCAGGGGGAACTCTAATTTGGGTTTATTTGCAGCTGTGTACCATAGGAATATGTTGTGAGTCTCCTCAAGGGTGAGGATGTCGGACTGGGCAGCTCCGTTGGCAAACTCTTCCAAAGTCATGGTTGGAATCCGCACCAAGTACAAAGCTTTCCCTAATACATTCCTCTTGTTGCGTGGCGTAACCGGCAGCCCTTGCCTTTTGCATTCGGCCTCTGCCCAGTTGAGAACAGCCTCGAAAACTACCACTTCCTTGGTGTTGAGTGCCTCCCGGGTTACAATGATCTCTAGTGTTTGTTGATCTATCTCACAGAAGCCCTCTGACTTCAGTGCCATTTCTGCCTGAGCATCAATCACTTCCCAGCAGCGCTGCGTCAGCTCTGGCTCCTCGAAGAGCCTGCTCTGAGACAGCAGGACACAAGCGTTCTTCGCTTCTAAGCTGGTCTCCAAAAAATTGACGCAAGCCTTTGCTAGGGCCGGCACGATGTACTTCTTGGCAGCATAAAGTGTAGCCAGAACTGTGTCAGCTTCCAGGTCTATTTCGTCACTATACATGTACCTACATTagcaggggtgggggggggagaaggatgaaaaaaaattagtttctcagggaaaaagaaaattaggcCATGAAAATAATCTATAGTCGTCTTTGCTGGCAGTGAATCTGACATTCGATATTTGTCAGCACATTAAGTAAACAGCAATAAGTGCATATTGCACAATGTCAATTAGGAGATGTATATTTTATAAGCTACTTTGATTCTGTCCATGTAATTAGCAGACTTATAGTGGCCACTTACTTTAATAGGATTAGAAAGGCTGCAGGTTCCACATCTGGTATATGGATTTCAGATTTGACCTCTGCGAGATCGCCATAAAACATAGCATAGAAGACAGAGCTACCAACTGCCAAAACatactggaaaataaaagagagagaagccTCAGTAACATGGATCAGGAACGGCTGAGCATGCTGGCTTTCCTAAAAGCTACATTTAGCCAAAGTTACAAGCTGCAGTGGAAGCAGAACACTGCCTTACACTGGTCCCTTTAATTGCAGTGTATGTGAATTACTTCTGGGATTAAAGAGCTatcattagaagaaaaaaaaaaaaaagtgcaaccTAGTTGTAAGGCAGGGGCTAGAAGGCGGACCTGCACGGCAGcattaaaaagccaaaaattatCTGCACAAACCTTATGGGCAGGAACTTTCTTGGATGCCCCTGGCGGGCCCACGATGAAGTGAACGTCGGCCATGAGTTCGTTATTGAACATCAGCGCGTTCCTgcaagcaggggaggggggagaagcCCCGTTAGCCGCGGGCTGCCCCTCGCCCGGTGCCCCAGCCTCCCGCCGGCGGCCCCCGGGgctccagcccatccctgcgCTCAGGCCTGCCCGGGGCGCAGGTGCACAGGGCGGGCGCCTCTCGCTCTCCCGCCCGCCCGGGGAGGGTCCGGCGGGCCTGGCCCTTACCTCTCCCGCAGCGTGGGATGGAAGGATTGCCAGTTGGCGCTCTCcaagttgttgttgttgaggtTTTGGAGctggggcggcgggggcggctgggcgctctgctggagctgcaagGCGTTCTTCTTGCTGTTGGcagcggtggcggcggcggcggcgttGCTGTTTGCAATGTTAGTGTTGGTGCTGGCAGGGTAAAGTTCTGCAGCCATCTTCTTCTTCAGGGACAGGGGCACTATCTCATAGCATCCTGGCACCTTGCCGTTTGACCTCACACTCTTTTTGGACTTCTTTAAGGTCTctggaagcagaagaaaaaaagtcaaacactTCATGATCCTGCCATTGAGGCAACCAGGGGGCAGTGGCATGAGCAAGACAACTAACAGATCCCAAATGCGAGTCCCACTATCAGGATATTTTGTACGCTTCTAGATGCAGAGTGgcctttggtttttttggagtGTGTGCCCGCTCTTTGGTTACCGGCCCGACGCACCTTTCCGAGGGGAAAGGGGTGATGCTGTGTCGGATCAGTGCCAGCGCTCACCTTGG
This window contains:
- the BTBD6 gene encoding BTB/POZ domain-containing protein 6 isoform X1 codes for the protein MPLPPGCLNGRIMKCLTFFLLLPETLKKSKKSVRSNGKVPGCYEIVPLSLKKKMAAELYPASTNTNIANSNAAAAATAANSKKNALQLQQSAQPPPPPQLQNLNNNNLESANWQSFHPTLRERNALMFNNELMADVHFIVGPPGASKKVPAHKYVLAVGSSVFYAMFYGDLAEVKSEIHIPDVEPAAFLILLKYMYSDEIDLEADTVLATLYAAKKYIVPALAKACVNFLETSLEAKNACVLLSQSRLFEEPELTQRCWEVIDAQAEMALKSEGFCEIDQQTLEIIVTREALNTKEVVVFEAVLNWAEAECKRQGLPVTPRNKRNVLGKALYLVRIPTMTLEEFANGAAQSDILTLEETHNIFLWYTAANKPKLEFPLTKRKGLVPQRCHRFQSSAYRSNQWRYRGRCDSIQFAVDKRIFIAGLGLYGSSCGKAEYSVKIELKRLGVVLAQNLTKFTSDGSSNTFSVWFEHPVQVEQDTFYNVSAILDGNELSYFGQEGMTEVQCGKVTFQFQCSSDSTNGTGVQGGQIPELIFYA
- the BTBD6 gene encoding BTB/POZ domain-containing protein 6 isoform X2 is translated as MAAELYPASTNTNIANSNAAAAATAANSKKNALQLQQSAQPPPPPQLQNLNNNNLESANWQSFHPTLRERNALMFNNELMADVHFIVGPPGASKKVPAHKYVLAVGSSVFYAMFYGDLAEVKSEIHIPDVEPAAFLILLKYMYSDEIDLEADTVLATLYAAKKYIVPALAKACVNFLETSLEAKNACVLLSQSRLFEEPELTQRCWEVIDAQAEMALKSEGFCEIDQQTLEIIVTREALNTKEVVVFEAVLNWAEAECKRQGLPVTPRNKRNVLGKALYLVRIPTMTLEEFANGAAQSDILTLEETHNIFLWYTAANKPKLEFPLTKRKGLVPQRCHRFQSSAYRSNQWRYRGRCDSIQFAVDKRIFIAGLGLYGSSCGKAEYSVKIELKRLGVVLAQNLTKFTSDGSSNTFSVWFEHPVQVEQDTFYNVSAILDGNELSYFGQEGMTEVQCGKVTFQFQCSSDSTNGTGVQGGQIPELIFYA